One window from the genome of Gimesia aquarii encodes:
- a CDS encoding MraY family glycosyltransferase — MLFFVIACLAPSFLISFLATAAMRKLAPKWGLIDQPAQRKVHTNPTPLGGGVGIWLGVVVPIGMAQLIVLILLKSGATPSWIPQELAPHLEGVLYRSQLLWAVLAGGTILSVMGLLDDKINISWKPRLIIQLLVAIGLVFAGVRGTLFIQQPWIGMLLTVAWIIVLVNSLNFLDNMDGLTSGIGLIAAVLFALIMLRFTSEPRWLVAGVLLVLAGSISGFLCHNWPPAKIFMGDSGSYFIGLILSTMTILGTFYSGNSVQGEPVASRHVILAPLCILAIPLYDFCTVMVIRLKEGRSPFHADKSHFSHRLVELGLSKRNTVLTIHLATLTTGVAGLILYEVSSWNAALLVILLIVCVLSIVTILENAGRKNQE, encoded by the coding sequence ATGTTATTTTTTGTAATTGCGTGCCTGGCTCCTTCATTTCTGATTTCTTTTCTGGCAACAGCTGCCATGCGCAAACTGGCCCCCAAATGGGGACTTATTGACCAACCTGCACAAAGAAAAGTACACACAAATCCCACACCGTTGGGAGGTGGTGTAGGTATCTGGCTTGGCGTCGTTGTTCCCATTGGTATGGCCCAGTTGATAGTTTTGATTCTCTTGAAATCAGGCGCGACTCCCTCCTGGATCCCACAGGAACTAGCCCCGCATTTAGAAGGAGTGCTCTATCGCTCACAACTGTTATGGGCAGTGCTGGCAGGGGGAACGATCTTATCGGTCATGGGACTACTTGACGACAAAATCAATATCTCATGGAAGCCTCGTTTGATCATTCAATTACTGGTCGCGATTGGTTTAGTTTTTGCAGGTGTGCGAGGAACGCTTTTTATTCAGCAGCCATGGATCGGCATGTTATTGACTGTGGCCTGGATCATTGTGCTCGTCAACTCTTTAAATTTTCTGGATAACATGGATGGATTGACATCGGGGATCGGTTTAATCGCCGCGGTGCTGTTTGCATTGATTATGTTGCGATTTACCAGTGAACCGCGATGGCTCGTTGCTGGTGTGTTACTGGTTCTCGCTGGTTCAATTTCTGGTTTTTTATGTCACAATTGGCCTCCTGCTAAAATTTTCATGGGAGATTCCGGGAGCTATTTTATTGGCTTGATCCTCTCCACAATGACGATCCTCGGCACATTTTACTCCGGCAATTCAGTACAGGGAGAACCAGTTGCCAGCCGACATGTCATCCTGGCCCCTCTTTGTATTCTGGCAATTCCGCTCTACGATTTCTGTACGGTTATGGTGATAAGACTAAAAGAGGGACGCAGCCCTTTTCATGCCGATAAAAGCCATTTCTCACACCGCCTGGTGGAACTTGGTCTGAGTAAACGAAATACTGTTCTTACCATTCACCTGGCAACATTGACAACAGGAGTCGCGGGGCTGATTCTCTATGAAGTCTCATCATGGAATGCAGCATTACTCGTCATACTGCTGATTGTGTGTGTGCTTTCTATTGTCACAATACTAGAAAACGCAGGTCGGAAAAACCAGGAATGA
- a CDS encoding sulfatase family protein: protein MLALSNLSNRFSIPVMLGALISSLLLMSYDLTEANGNEHKRPNILFIFTDDHASHAMSCYGSKINQTPNLDRIAREGMIFNNCFCTNSICGPSRAVILTGKHSHLNGFKQNGNKFDGSQQTFPKILRKNGYQTAIVGKWHLATQPTGFDYSEILIGQGPYYNPPMIKNGKRVKHVGYTTDIITDLALDYLKNSRDTDKPFMLMYQHKAPHRNWQPGPKYLHMYDDVTIPEPDNLFDNYEGRGTAAKQQDMTIATTMTPFDLKLTPPRNLTPEQLKVWNAAYEPKNTAFRKAKLTGKDLVRWKYQRYMKDYLRCIASVDENVGRMLDYLEESGLAKNTVVIYSSDQGFYLGDHGWFDKRFMYEESYRMPFVARWPGVIKPGSVNNDLVSNLDFAETFLDIAGARIPEDMQGVSLIPLFKGNEVAWRKSLYYHYYEFYNDRRSAHMVRRHNGVRTKRYKLIDFYNLGEWELYDLEKDPHEMKSVYHDPEYAQVVTDLKAELKRLQKQYQVPDDRGSVQKDPPSLYIKPNPRATGAGQRKKSAPKK from the coding sequence ATGCTGGCTCTTTCTAATCTCTCAAACCGATTCTCTATTCCAGTGATGCTGGGCGCACTCATTAGTTCTCTGCTCTTAATGAGCTACGACCTCACAGAAGCGAATGGTAATGAGCATAAGCGACCGAACATCCTGTTTATTTTTACGGATGATCATGCTTCACATGCCATGAGTTGTTATGGATCAAAAATCAACCAAACTCCCAACCTGGATCGCATCGCTCGTGAAGGGATGATTTTTAATAACTGTTTCTGCACAAACAGTATTTGTGGCCCCAGTCGTGCAGTAATTCTGACCGGAAAACATAGTCATCTGAATGGCTTCAAACAAAATGGCAATAAATTTGATGGTTCACAGCAAACGTTTCCCAAGATCCTGAGAAAAAATGGCTACCAGACAGCCATCGTAGGAAAATGGCATCTTGCCACCCAACCCACCGGTTTCGACTATTCAGAAATTCTGATTGGCCAAGGTCCCTATTATAATCCCCCCATGATCAAAAACGGGAAACGTGTCAAACACGTTGGTTACACGACGGACATCATTACTGATCTCGCACTTGACTATCTCAAAAATAGCCGAGATACGGACAAACCATTCATGCTGATGTACCAACACAAAGCACCACACCGCAATTGGCAACCGGGACCGAAGTATTTACATATGTACGATGATGTGACCATTCCCGAACCCGATAACCTGTTCGATAACTATGAAGGGCGCGGGACCGCAGCCAAACAACAGGATATGACCATCGCGACCACAATGACCCCCTTCGATTTGAAATTAACGCCTCCCAGAAATCTCACTCCCGAACAATTAAAAGTCTGGAATGCCGCTTACGAACCCAAAAACACAGCATTTCGCAAGGCAAAGCTCACGGGTAAAGATCTGGTCCGTTGGAAATACCAACGTTATATGAAGGATTATCTAAGGTGCATTGCTTCGGTCGATGAAAATGTGGGTCGCATGCTCGACTATCTGGAGGAGTCCGGACTTGCGAAAAATACGGTTGTGATTTACTCATCGGACCAGGGGTTTTATTTAGGAGACCATGGCTGGTTCGACAAGCGTTTCATGTACGAGGAATCTTATCGCATGCCGTTTGTGGCACGCTGGCCAGGAGTCATCAAACCAGGCAGTGTGAATAATGATCTGGTTTCCAATCTCGACTTTGCAGAAACATTTCTCGATATTGCAGGCGCAAGAATACCAGAAGATATGCAAGGAGTCAGCTTAATACCACTCTTTAAAGGAAATGAAGTCGCGTGGCGTAAAAGCCTCTATTATCATTACTATGAATTTTATAACGATCGTCGTTCAGCCCATATGGTACGCCGCCATAACGGAGTTCGTACCAAACGTTATAAACTAATTGATTTCTACAATCTGGGGGAATGGGAACTCTATGATCTGGAAAAAGATCCCCATGAAATGAAAAGTGTCTATCATGATCCCGAATATGCACAAGTTGTTACTGATTTAAAAGCAGAATTGAAACGACTCCAAAAGCAATATCAGGTCCCCGATGACAGAGGATCAGTGCAAAAAGACCCACCATCACTTTACATCAAACCCAACCCGCGAGCCACCGGTGCAGGACAGAGAAAAAAATCTGCGCCCAAAAAATAA